The proteins below are encoded in one region of Methanobacteriaceae archaeon:
- a CDS encoding glycosyltransferase — translation MSLVDVIVGVRNEEKHLKRCITSLQAQTIADIQIFVVDGQSKDRTRDIVQEKMKEDSRIKLFDNPKKVISSARNIGIKASQAQYIAYLDGHCYVDPDWLETLISSYQKYERKCKVGGVGSTYSSPDDDTDYGKVVAQVLRTSLGGLGTAYRKDEKIQMVDTVAFALYKLSIIRNEGILYDELMTQCEDTDFNYKLLKKGYVLLKHPDALVYQYRRPNTLQFLRQMIDYGEGRAKLVLKYKETLKLYHLIPVLLVFYLFISIISLILGMISFIRTKELFFIFFPILIYLIIILAYTLTISLKNRSLKYLYAFLIFPAIHIGYGFGVLKGFIMSICK, via the coding sequence ATGAGTCTAGTTGATGTTATTGTTGGAGTTCGAAACGAAGAAAAACATTTGAAAAGATGCATCACCAGTTTACAGGCTCAAACTATTGCAGATATTCAGATATTCGTTGTTGACGGCCAATCTAAGGACCGAACACGCGACATTGTACAGGAAAAAATGAAAGAAGACTCTAGGATTAAACTTTTTGATAATCCAAAGAAGGTTATAAGTTCTGCAAGGAATATTGGAATTAAGGCATCACAGGCTCAATACATTGCTTATCTTGATGGACATTGCTATGTAGATCCAGATTGGCTGGAAACACTCATTTCGAGTTACCAGAAGTATGAAAGGAAGTGTAAAGTTGGTGGTGTGGGCTCCACCTATTCCAGTCCGGATGATGACACTGATTATGGTAAAGTAGTTGCCCAGGTTTTGCGCACATCACTCGGAGGTTTGGGAACAGCCTACAGGAAGGATGAGAAGATTCAAATGGTGGACACAGTAGCATTTGCTCTTTACAAACTTTCCATCATTAGAAATGAAGGAATCTTATATGACGAATTAATGACTCAGTGCGAAGACACTGATTTTAATTATAAGCTGTTAAAAAAAGGTTATGTACTGTTGAAACATCCTGATGCTTTGGTATACCAGTATCGTCGGCCTAACACTCTACAATTTTTAAGACAAATGATTGATTATGGTGAAGGAAGAGCTAAACTAGTGTTGAAATACAAAGAAACATTAAAACTATACCATTTAATTCCAGTTTTGTTGGTTTTCTATCTTTTCATTTCTATAATTAGCTTAATATTAGGTATGATAAGTTTTATACGTACTAAAGAACTGTTTTTCATATTTTTTCCCATTTTAATTTATTTAATAATCATTTTAGCTTATACATTAACTATTTCATTAAAAAATCGTAGTTTAAAATATCT